CGGCAAGGGAGGAGAGCTGGCCGACGGCATCCCGGTGTTCAACACGGTGCGGGAAGCGGTGAAGGAAACCGCTGCCGACACCTCGGTGATCTTCGTGCCGGCACCTTTCGCCAAGGATGCGATGATGGAGGCTGCCGACGCCGGCATCAAGCTGGTGGTCTGCATCACCGAGGGGGTACCCACGCTCGACGTCGTGGAGGCCTACAGATACATCCGCCGCAAAGGCGCCAACCTGATTGGTCCCAACTGCCCGGGACTCATCTCGCCGGGCAAGAGCCTGGTGGGAATCATGCCCACCATGATCTTCAAGGAGGGGCGCACCGGCGTGATCAGCCGCAGCGGCACCCTCACCTACGAGGTGGTTTACAACCTCACGACAAAAGGAATGGGACAATCGACCGCCGTGGGCGTGGGTGGTGACCCCGTGGTGGGACTCTACTACCGTGAGCTGCTCGAGATGTTCGAGAACGACCCCGAGACCGACTCCATCGCGCTGATCGGCGAGATCGGCGGCGACG
This genomic window from Dysgonomonadaceae bacterium zrk40 contains:
- the sucD gene encoding succinate--CoA ligase subunit alpha, whose protein sequence is MSILINKQSRLIVQGITGRDGGFHASKMKAYGTNVVGGTSPGKGGELADGIPVFNTVREAVKETAADTSVIFVPAPFAKDAMMEAADAGIKLVVCITEGVPTLDVVEAYRYIRRKGANLIGPNCPGLISPGKSLVGIMPTMIFKEGRTGVISRSGTLTYEVVYNLTTKGMGQSTAVGVGGDPVVGLYYRELLEMFENDPETDSIALIGEIGGDAEERAAEYIRDHVTKPVAVFIAGQQAPPGKQMGHAGAIISSGSGTAAEKIAAFEAIGVPVAKEPSQIPDLLRRSR